The Schistocerca gregaria isolate iqSchGreg1 chromosome X, iqSchGreg1.2, whole genome shotgun sequence nucleotide sequence AGGCACTaaaggagattcaaatttataggccgaggtcgttaacaagtacgaacagtttggtacttaactcatatcgatggctgcgttgttgtctttgtgaagtctagaggtgattccactgcgatgttcAAGCGGTTTCCTTTGTGTTTGGATaagactaactggtttgtagggcgacgtggtatttttgtttttaaagagcaaacgttacattatttttgcacatcactatttaattcatttattcacatttaacacttctacaataatatgaaataagacattgttttacaccacatctgtatcgtCACCTCCTCCAACCCACGTTCCCGATCCAAAGACCATCAACCACCACCTTCAAAGCTCGACCTCCGTcccccatgaccaaagataaccgtcttagttgttacactcgcagtcaaaggctatatttacataaaacattacatgtaaagaaattactgacatatatgattttacgttctgttatatcgtgaaaggaggagaaatgcggaccatcacgtttccgactttgataaatgttggattgtagcctatcgcgattgcggtttatcgtatcgcgacattgctgctcgcgttggacgagatccaatgactgttatatggaatcggtgggttcaggagggtaatatggaacgctgtactggatcccaacggcctcgtatcactagcagtcgatatgacaggcatcgtatctgcatggctgtaatggatcgtgcagctgtgtctcgatccctgaatcaacagatgtggacgtttgcaagacaacaacaatctgcaccaacagttcgatgagatttgcagcagcatggactatcggctcagagaccaaggctgcggttacccttgaagctgcatcacagacaggagcgcctgcaatggtgtactcaacgaaaaaacctggatgcacgagtggcaaaacgtcacttttttgggatgaatccaggttctgtttacagcatcatgatggtcccatccgcgtttggcgacatcgtggtgaacgcacattggaagtgtgtattcgacatcgctgtactggtgtattacccggcgtgatgatatggggtgtcattggttacacgtttcggccacctcttgttcgcattggcggcactttgaaccgtggatgttacatttcagatgtgttacgtcccatgcctctacctttcattcgatccctgcgaaaccatatacttcagcaggataatgcacgatcgcatgctgcaggtcctgtacggcttttctggatacagaaaatgttcgactgctgccctggccagaacattctccagatctctcaccaactgaaaacgcctggtcaatggtgaccgggcAAGTAGCtcatcacaattcgccagtcactactcttgatgaactgtggtatcgtattgaatctgcatgggcagctgcacctgtacacgccatccaagctctgtttgagtcaatgcccaggcgtatcagtgccagaggtggttgttctgggtactgatttctcaggatctatgcacccaaactggatactttttatttaaaaacttatttttttgCCTTGTTGTTGGTTGACACTTACAAAGTTGTCTTCAGCATGGATTAGtgacaaaaaattaattgaaaaactAAATGAAACAGCATTTCGGAAATTAGCAAAGGAAAAGTGAGAATTCCAAAAACTCTTAGCGCAatagacaaattttaaaaaaaagatgatAGGTCTAGCACTACATCTATAGTGAAAGAAGTAAATGCTAGTGAAACAACAGTTGGAAAGgaagaaaatcaaatttttccTGCAATCGAGTCGCACATAAACCTCAGCGTCAAACCAGATATTACGAATGAAAATAACCTCTTTAGTCATGATCCTGCATAATGCTGTGTTAATGAATCAACAATCAACATTCTTTTACACTGTGACACTCATGAAAACTGGAACAGTAATGTTTCTTATTCATGAAGGTCAATAGGGTAAAaccaattttgaacaaaaatttattttattgtatagtTCTAAATGTTGAATCAATATTCCATGATTGTTTAGTATACTCCTTCAACACCTGTGGTTTTTCTTGTGCACCATGTGACCTGTTCAGAGGTAAGAATGCGGTGGCAACTACTGATATTTCTGATTGGAGAaacatttctaatattttatctcataatgaaaattcacttgaacacaaCAATTTTGAGTTATCACTTTTAACAATCAAAAAATCACTTTGAATGGTACAAAACCATTACAAATCATAAggtgagacagaaaaaatgtactaacatgatgtgttgaaaagggtgtttgtacgagggtgtgtcaaatgaaaaccttaaatttataataacaaatcgaaatttcgtggcgtcatcctgtaagttggtaagcgtgctaccaacagcatgcagaatggactgtaggtggcagcatagtgcagatgcacacataccgtcgcagtatcagtataaagatggccaccccacttgcgccTTGcagcagggaagaacagcgttctgttattcggcttttgcgtagtgaaggtgtgaaacatattgaaattcatcgacgaatgaaggttcagtacggtgatgcatgtttgtcacagcagaaagtctacgaataGAGCAGGAAgttagcaaatggtgtgacttcagtggaagatgctccttgtgCAGGtctggcacaacgagttgtgactccacagaacattgcagcagttcaatccatactgaaggaaaaccgccgagtgacactgaatgacagcgcagcatgtttacagattagtcatgcatcagcacaccacactgtgcatgatgtgctcctgtTTCGTAAAGCGTTtgtaagatgggtgccacagcagctgactcctgaaatgagagaatgacgtgttggtgcttgtgaggaacttcttcggcgctttgaacgagaaggtgatggcttccttgcaagaattgttactggggacgaaacctggattcacttccaccaaccggaaatgaagagagcgagtaaggaatggcgccattcctcatcaccaaaaccaaagaagtttcgaacagaaccattagcAGGGAATGTTATGTTGATTCTCTTTTGGGGCAAAAAAAGCGTCATTTTGAAGCATTACATACctatagggaccactgtcacctgtgtatcatacacagatctcctaataaATCCTCtggggcctgcaatcaaatcaaagtgatgtGAATTGCTGTCGGCTGGTGTCCTTCAgcaacatgacaacgcaaggccccacacttcccgtacaacagttgcaacaatcacagacgtccattttgagtgtctttctcatccaccatactcaccatacCTTGcacccaagtgatttccgtatgtctggaacactcaaagacgcaatgggaggaaagaagttcctttcCGATGAAGAAGTACGCCACACGGTGTCGGAGTGGTTGCGCGGgctaaaaaattttgttttttctatagcaatttatgcactttgtaagcgctggaggacttgcattgagcgtggtggagattatattgaaaagtgatacagctttgtaccacttctgcacaataaataatattttaaaaaatatttaagtttttcatttcactcaccctcgTAGTAGTGAAGAAGTTAAACAGTCATGCCCTTACCCTATATGGGCATTTTGCAGTCAATTTATGGAGGTTATTAACGGCAGTCAATTTATGACATCTCTTGAACACACAGCCAAGTGTGAGCCACTTTTCACAGAGCACATTGACCAATATGCTAATCTGGGGCAGGAAGACAGATTATCTAagttcaacaatctgtgatgaaataatatagctgctttctgaacgaataaaaggAATTATCATAAATAATTTCGAACAGGCCAAAcctttctctataatagtagattctactgagGGCATTTGACATATTGATCAGTTATCCATTGTATTAAGATATTTGAACAAGAATGGTGAGCCTGTTGAATGTGTCCTTGCCTTTTTACCAAACCCAGGACTCAAATctgaaaacttgctgagtccatacTGAAAGTCctatctacaaattccattgatattctgACTACTGAGGCTAGTCATATGGCATGCAAGCAACTTGTCACGAGCATGCACTGGCCTGCAGGCACACATTAAAGAACAAAATCCGAAACCGAACTAAGAGCTTTTGGCAGCACATTCCTTGAATTTATTCTGCACTAGTGCTGCAGGTTGTTGTCATGAGGCACGTTCATTTTTCAGTTTAGTGCAAAacgtttataattttttctctggttCTGCACAACACCGGGATCAACTTCTTTTTTatgaaacaagaagcaaaacagttacaaaagtttatcaaaaacacatttatCAGCAAAAGAGGGAGCTTGTGGAAGTCTGAATGAAAACTGGAAGAGCATTATCAGTGCACTCACATATGTTACCAATAATACCCATTAGAAACTACTTGCGCAAAATGTGACTTCAGTTTTACTGAGTCAGTTCAGTAGTCCAGAAACGGTGTTCATGATGatagtttggaaggacatactccagtGATTTAGTAGTGTATATTTGAATTTGCATATATTGATACTGAAATAATGCATGACCTAAAATCACTTGTAGGGTTTTTAAACTTAATGTTAAGGTCCTCACACTGCTAGGGAGAAATTTTCCCAATACTCGACAACTTGTGACCTGAATTAGTCAGGAGGACGGAAAGCTATAAAACACTATTAGACTCCTTCATGGTTTTCAGTAAACTCAAGAATAGCTCACCAGACGTTATTTCTTTTAAGCGTCAGATGCTACTGATTTAGAATCTtgcttccctagtgaatgtgtaaaTTTCACAGCACTTTCCAAAAACTTGTAAGATAGCTGACCAACGTTCCGAAATGAGCATATTTCTACGGAAGGAGCCGTTGCAGTCCACGTTTCCGAGTGTTGACACTGAACTTAGACTGtttctatgtatggcacttacaTATTATTCAGCAGAACACTAGCTTTCGGCTCTTAAAAGGGCTGAAATCACACATGCATTCTTCCGAGCCTGAGGAGAAACTGAAAATCTAGTCCATTCTTCACATTAAAGTCGACCTCCTAACTGATGACCATCTCAACTATGAAGATTTGAATAACGAGTTTGCCACTACCAAAGTTGGATGCAAACTTTGCTGATATGTgagttttgtttatttcttcacGTTAGCTTCAAAAATTTCAGGTTATAATATGATTTTTATTGGccacttagagcacattcattgtgATTTAAAAATTATACAATTATTATTTAAAGTATATTTTTGGAGGGGTCGTATATTACTGTATGCTGAGGTAAGCAGAAATTTTAAATCCACCACCACTGGTGGGCTCGATTATCACCAATTCATGTCATGTCCTCTATGCTCTCCAGACTTACCTCCATACTATTATTTTACGTCAGGTAACGTGAAAGATTCTGTGTTCATGCCTCCTCTACCAATAAACCTACCAGGACTTTGAGCCTACACCATCAGTGCTTTTAAACAGATGGATAGCAACATACTACACCAAATGTCATAAAAACTTGGCAATCGACTTGGTATCTACAGAATTCGTAGGGGCCACATATAGAGCACTTGTAATACATATAAAGAACTTTTTGAGTTTTTTCTGTGTGTATGGAATCCCCTATGACATTATGTCAAATAATATAGCTACTTCAATGACGTATAATTCCCTTGTATACCAAAGAGAAATTCTTAAGCAGTCatcatataaataatatttttcataatgtTACTGTTGTATATAAATACTCTATGTTTGTTTTTTGACATATTACATCTCATAATGTTTATCATGAGTTATGTTCATGGAATAAGGAACTAAGTACTAACTAACTTAGTAATACCCTTGATTGCATCTCAGTTAAGGTCCAGCTTATTAAGTTAAAGCCTTATGCTTTTATGAAAGCTGCCCTGAAAAGTCTTTATCTTATCTTCTTAACAGACAAAAATTTGTATCATCAGAAGCAATGGCCTCATCCTAAGATAACTTGCAATACATTGTGCTGTTCTGATTGATGCTAGGGTCCTTGTTGTTCTCAATCATTGGTAATGGACTAAGCTGTAACAGTATTATGCTGATTCTTTCAGACCATAAAACGTTGTTCTCAAAAGGTACAAGCAATATGCAGGCGACACAGCAAGAAAATGTCCTGTTCAGTGAGGTCATTGAGTGGTTTCATGCAAACTTGATGAAAAGAACTGGAAAGGCAATATAGAAAGTGTGATGTAGTCACAGATACATTGGAACACGGGATGTTGTAAAAGCTCTTAAATTTCTGAGATTCTTCATTGACAGTAAATTAATTTGGAAACATCGCATTTTGGATCTTTGTGTCAAGCTTTAATCAGGTCTGTATGTTCCTGCGGAACTATGGATAACTGTAACTGAAGAGTCTACAATAGAATACTCTGTACGCTGCAGGAATGTGATGTTACTCAAGAAACCAGAGATAGTCATCACGTATGTAAATAAAAACTTAGCATTATAAATTCATCTTTACTAATCAAAGAATATTGATGGTTTATGGCCAGTTTAATTATGTTATACTGCCCCTTCATGTGAAATTTAACGATGATATTTATTGGAAGAGACATCAAATGCAACATCACAACACTTAGAGTAAGGACACGGTCTAGACATGCCAAACTTCCAGTTGACCATGAGACAATATCCGTTTCTCAATTATGACAttgaaaattttaaatataattatagTTTTCAAACCATACCAGTGGAACTATTTAATATGAAAAAAGTTCCGTGATCTCAACAGCATCCCTTATAACCTACagatgattttttttctaaagataGAACAATGGCTACTTGACATGCAACTGAGAGCTaagactgaacaacaacaacaacaacaacaacaacaacagtgatgactttttaagtgatagaacccagtatgttgaccATAGGAGGATGCAGGAATGACTTGTATAGTATTTCTATTTGGTTTGATGAATGACAGCGTgctctaaatgtgtaaaaatgtaattcAATGCAGATGAAGAGGAAAAACAATTGTGTGGTATTCAAGGATAATGTTAGTGGTGTTCTGGTTGACAGAGTCTCGATGATGAATTATCTACATGTAACGTTGCAAAATTATATGAAGTTGAAAGAACGGATAAGATCGTTGGTAGGGAAAGTGAATCATTGCCtaattttattgggagaattataggaaagtgtaGATCATTATCGCCTATAATTAAGGTCACATACAGCATACTTGTGCAAccaattcttgaatactgatgAAATTTCTGGATCCCCGCCAGATCAGGAATAGAAGCACTTCTGAAGCATGCACCTATATTTTGTTACAGGTGGGTGTGATCAATgcatgagtgttacggaaatgctccatgaactcaaatgcgaatccctAGAGCGACAAACATGTTCTTGCCGCCAAATACCAGTTAGGCCGTTTAGAAAACCGGCTTTTGTTTCATAATACTGAATGATCATACCGCCACCAACATACATCCTGCATAAGGAAGGCGAAgaaaacataagagaaatcagggcttgtacaAAATCATACAGACAGTAATTTTTCCCATGCTCCGTTCGTGAGTGGTACACAAAAGGGAATGTCTAATGGTGGCACAAGTTACCCTTTGTCATGCATTATGTGGAGGCAGATGTAGATACAAACAAAATACTATCCATTTTACTGATATATTGTTACAGTAGTTTAGTGTAATGCCAACAGAGTCTATCTCTTTCTACTAGTTTATCACACATCAGTGAATATAAATGGTAATGTGGGCCCCTATCACTATCAATGTTTAGGCTTCCTCCTGGAGCTTGGTTATAGATAGGAACTGTTTTCCCACCATATGAACTTCATACAGATTTCTGATAAAATCTTTTCCGCATATACAGCGGTACACAGCAGTTAATAAGCCAACTTACTAAACGTAGATGGAATCACCGTTGAGAAATGCCTTGGTTTGTGGACGAATGAGACTCTCAGTGGATTCTGTTTTATACCGTAAAAACTATAATAAGTACTACAGAATATGTAGGCTCTGGAAGCTAATACACGTTACTGTTGAATTAGTCATTGAAGCGTATGGAAATTGTTTTTCGCAAATCGCGTATTTACTAAAATCACCTACATATAGCCAACGTGTGAAACTGAGATTTCATCTGCCGGTATGTAAAAGTACAAACGTTTCTCCGTGTACACTACAAGATGAAACTCTTTAAGATTAGTAGGTAAGTTTGTTATTGCAAATAGAATCGAATATGGTTGTTTTAATATTATACTGTTCTTGTAAGTGCGCTATAAGTTTTATTCTTATTTGGTTAgcagtgaatatttctttgttgtaTACTGTATGTAAACAGTAGCATTTTATGTTGGTTAAAAATACCTCGTTACAGGTTAGAAGAAATTGCTTGCTTTGTCTATGGGTCCATAATACATGTTAATCATAGAAAACATTTTTTTAGCGTTCTCATTAGAAATTGCTCTGTCATGTATATGTCATTCTGTCAGCGATCTCTGCGTTCTAGCTATGTATAAAAAAGGTggaagaaaacaataaataaagtacatCAGATAGTGTTTGAGTTTAAAATCATCTTCGCATTAATTTCATTTACGTGATATGAGTTGCGGTATCTAAGGACACAAAGTGAAAATCGTATTGACAACATTAAAACATTCAAGTTAGTTTTAATACCAAATTTTTTAAGAAAGTCACATTGACAAACATGTAGGAACATCTTTCAGTCAATCATATAATGTGAGTCCTGATCGTCATATCTTACAAATGCAAATAGTTTCAATTGCAGGAAGGCAACTTAAGAGTGATTGTTTGAATAAATTTACGTGTGTGGTTTTTTAACGTAGTcgtataaataaaatttttccttGCAGTAAAGTTGTAACATTTTTCTCGACAGTGTAGGTTTCGAGGCTTATGTGCATTTTGTGATTGTGTTTTGAGAAGTTTCGAATTCCATTCCTGTCGAAGCATAAAGCTATTTGAATTTGTATGTTGACGGAGTGACTCAGAATGGTTGAATTATTCAAGTGAGTGCTGTGGTTTGTTTGTCAAGTGGGTGTGCAATACGAACCGTTGATTGTGAGTGGAAAATTGATcagactataaaatactttttgggaCAATTAGTTTTCCACTGTTCGTGATGGCAAGATAATCCCTTTGCATATACAATTTCCAAAGAACATAGTTGTTGTTTTGGTGGTCATTTGTCTCCGAGTGTCGGAAACCGGGCGGAGTCTTAAAGCAACAAGTGCCAAAAAGTTTGAAACGATGGGCTGTAATATAAGCAGTCCTGCAGGAGACAAGGAAGCTGCCGAAAGATCGAAGAAAATTGACAAAGATTTACGTGCAGATGGAGAGCGAGCGGCGAAGGAAGTTAAATTATTGTTGCTGGGTAACTTGTTAACGCTggatttttattcatattttcacagtgtactttttgatatattttttacaTAATATTTTGTTAATAAATGACTTAGTAATGGTGGACAGTGTCATAAGCTGCTCTGTAACGCGTTTACCGATTTTACTAACTTTGTGTAGGAGAGTTAAGCAGTCAGTTTGTTGTTAAGTGTAGACGTTATTAATGTGATCGAATTGTTAAGTAAGCAAGTTTTTCGACTTTCGGTGGATGATGTATGATTTACTGAGTGATAGCGAGTAGTGTAATATTCATTAAGAGTGTAGCAAATACTATTTTGTGCCAAGCAAGAGACAATTTAAATAACATCACGAAGGAAAATACTTTAAAACCTGTATATTGAcaagaaagtaaaatgaaaatcaGATTTCTACTCTTGTGTTTTTTATTTTAGTAACGTTtgactgtcgtcgtcgtcgtcatctttGTTATTGTGGCACCCTATAAGATTGATATGTTGTGTACATGGTCACACTATTTGTAGGCAACCGTCGAAATTTCTAGTTATATTAACTGCAGCCCCAAAGTGTTTGCTTCAGTTATTCTCAGTAGGCAAGTTTGTAAACAACACTGGCATTTGTAAACAGAAGGGGAACAGGGAGTGGGTTAAGGTACAAGTTAGTAGGAAGCTGATAATTTGCTTGTGAATGCCCAATAAATGTTGTAGCAACAGATTGACCTGTAACATAATGTATTGTTTTCGTTCATACCCTATAGGCACAGTTATTGCACTTTTCATCACAAAAGCGAAAACTGCAAGCTAAATTCAAAACACATATATTAGGCAATGTGCAAAGTTCCAACAAGTATTTTCATGCATATTATGCATGTAAATTGTACATGAAGTATGAAAACTTTGAAAGGGGGTGGTGCCCTCTACTCAGCTTGCACCCATTGCAGATTGTGTTTGTGGAAATATTTGTGTGTGATTAAAATAAATGTAGACTTCACACCTCTGTATATTCACTTGTCAGTGTAACACGTAGTTCAACAGCACATCTAACAAAAGATGTTGGtgcttaattaaaatgtatttccatCCATATGTAAATAGTTGTTGTTAATTGATACTGGCGCAGTGAGCTCTTTTGTGTCTTACAATTATTACGAATGGGGACCATTTTTGTGAGAATGCAATTATGGGTGGCTTGCAGGAGTTGCAAGAGAGCAGCTAGGGTAGCATAGTAATGTTGAAAGTGCATGAGTGATATACAATAAACAAGTCGCCACAGTAATTGAGATTAGGATGCTTGTGTGTTTGCTAATGtaacaacattaattttattttcagtttgtggaAACTGATGACATAAATTACATTTATACTACTAACTAATTTATTCCTTTCATTTAGGTGCTGGCGAGTCAGGAAAAAGCACAATCGTGAAGCAGATGAAAATTATCCATGAGACTGGGTATTCTAAAGAAGAATGCGAGCAGTATCGCAGAGTTGTGTACAGCAACACTATTCAGAGTCTGATGGCAATTATACGTGCAATGGGACAGTTGCGCATAGATTTTGCCGAACCAGGAAGAGCAGTAAGTAGAATATTGTATGTTCTGGTAAGTGCTGTTAATTGCTGCTGGGTATCTGTATCCTTGAAAACATGGCTGTGATGCCTAAATTGTGTTATTAGATTTCCATATAATTCAAATATTTAGACTTAATGTGAGCAAGCCACAATCATTACCAATTTGTTTATGATTgtgctgcttttgtgtgtgtgtgtgggggggggggggggggggggaggggagagagacagagacagacagtgacAGACTATTAGCAGAAAGTTAATAGTTTGTTTGGAGAGACAAGATTTGTGTTTCATTGTAAGTGTTGTAATGCTTCTttatcatctcccccccccccccccccccctgcactccCTCATTTTTGTTAATGGCAACTGTATGGCTAATGAATCTGTCAGATTTTAACTGAAGATATTAAGTCACCTTTGTCCTTCATTTCTGTCTGTCAGCTGTAGCAGCCATTTGAATTCATTTGGTATAGATATGATGGCTGGTGTAAGTTTTCtttgttacttttgtttttcttttgtaacatCTTCAAGGAATGAATTTAGTGATACTTCAGTGCTCATTGGACTTATGCTTAACCTGGATTTTTTATGGTAAACTGCTAATGAGACTCCATTTCACTTTTTAGGACAATGCTCGTCAGTTTTTTACTTTGGCCAGTGCAGCCGAGGAAGGAGAACTGACACCAGACTTGGTAATATTGATGAAAAGGCTGTGGCAGGATGCTGGTGTGCAACAATGTTTTGCTCGATCAAGAGAGTATCAGCTAAATGATTCTGCTGCGTATTACCTAAATGCTTTGGATAGAATATCGCTGCCCAATTATGTTCCCACGCAGCAAGATGTTCTTCGCACAAGGGTGAAAACTACTGGAATTGTAGAGACTCATTTCACTTTTAAAGGACTTCATTTCAAGTAAgattttattatttgattttttgtgTGGTTGACTCACACACTCTTACTTTCCATTTATTTGTTTGTTCATTCATCCAGGGATCATATTACAATGACAATGGATTTGTCATCATAATACTGAAAAAAACAgcttaaaaatataaatacacccAGTACATGTAAATATGCCTTAA carries:
- the LOC126297773 gene encoding guanine nucleotide-binding protein G(i) subunit alpha, which translates into the protein MGCNISSPAGDKEAAERSKKIDKDLRADGERAAKEVKLLLLGAGESGKSTIVKQMKIIHETGYSKEECEQYRRVVYSNTIQSLMAIIRAMGQLRIDFAEPGRADNARQFFTLASAAEEGELTPDLVILMKRLWQDAGVQQCFARSREYQLNDSAAYYLNALDRISLPNYVPTQQDVLRTRVKTTGIVETHFTFKGLHFKMFDVGGQRSERKKWIHCFEGVTAIIFCVALSGYDLVLAEDEEMNRMIESMKLFDSICNSKWFVETSIILFLNKKDLFEEKIVKSPLTICFPEYTGSNTYEEAAAYIQMKFENLNKRKDQKEIYTHFTCATDTNNIQFVFDAVTDVIIKNNLKDCGLF